The sequence below is a genomic window from Bacteroidales bacterium MB20-C3-3.
TAAAAACAAACTAATCCCCAACCTGGGGGTAAAGGATCCGGGCCTCTCTGCGGTAATCCACAACTATAACGAGCTCCTCATTGAGAAGAGCCGTGTTGAGAGCGCCTCCTCAGAGGCAAACCCTGCCCTTAAACAGATGAACGCAAGGGTTGATAATATGCTCCAGAGCATCCGCGCCTCACTTGCTAACGAGAAGAGCGCCTCACAGATTGCACTGAGGGATATGGAGAGGGAGAATGCAGTAAACAACCTCCAGATGAGGAGGCTCCCTACAGTATCAAGACAGTACAATGATATCCTGAGGCAGCAGGAGGTAAAGTCGAGCCTCTTTGTATATCTTCTCCAGAAGAGGGAGGAGACCAACCTGACCCAGGCGGCTGTTGCGCCCAAGGCAAAGATCATTGCGAAACCAATAGCCGGAACATCCCCCGTTGCCCCAAGAAAGATGATAATCCTCCTTGCTGCACTGATGATTGGTATAATAATCCCCGCAGGAATTTTATGGCTCAGGGAGATGTTCAAGACTAAAATTGAAAATATAAACGACCTGAACGACCTCAGGGATATAAGCATTATTGGAGATATCGCGGCAGTTAAAGATTTTGGGGCAGATGAGAGCAGGGTTGTTGTAAAGGCAAATGACCACTCCCCTGTCAACGAGATGTTCCGCACACTACGCAGCAACCTCCTCTTTATGATAAGCGAGAAGGATCAGAGCGTTATACTTGTAACCTCCACAATCTCAAAAGAGGGTAAGACATTTGTAGCCTCAAACCTTGCCAAGGTGCTCTCCCTTATGGAGAAAAAGGTACTTTTGGTTGGGGCCGATATCCGCAATCCGCAGATATCAAACACAATGACAATTAAAAAGTCATCAACAGGTCTCACCTCTTACCTGGCAGGAATCACAAACGACTACCACGAGATCATTGAGAAGGTTGATGAGCACCTCTATGTGATGCAGACAGGACCAATACCGCCAAACCCCAACGAACTCCTTGCCAAACCAAGAACAGGCGACCTTATCCAGAGGCTTAAGAAGGAGTTTGACTATGTTGTAATTGACTCGGCACCGGTAGGGCTGGTATCAGACACATTTACAATTGCAAAATATGCAGATGCAACCATATTTGTAATGAGGGAGAAATTCACTGAAAAAGACTCAATTCACTTCCTCAACAACCTATATGCAGAGAAGAGAATCCACAATGTGGCTGTTGTCCTTAACCAGACCGAGACCCTCACCAGGATGGGGAGATATGGCTACGGCTACAAATACTCCTACAGGTACAAATACGGCTACAACAATAAAGAGGAGAAAAAGAGCAGATGGTTCTAGCTGTAGATTTTGACGGAACAATTGTAGAGAACCGCTACCCTGCCATAGGGAGGGAGATTCCGTTTGCAATTGAGACTCTTATACTAATCCAGAAGGAGCTTAAACACACCCTTATTCTCTGGACCGTAAGGGAGGGGCGTGAGCTACAGGATGCCCTGGATTTCTGCAGAGAGCGCGGACTCACCTTCTACGCCGCCAACCGCAACCACCCGGAACCCATCCCCCCCGGCGAGGCAAGAAAGCTAAATGCCGATATGTTTATTGACGACCGCAACTTTGGCGGCGTCCCCGATTGGGGGTTTATATATCAGGCGCTAAAGAGGTATCCGGATGAGTGCCTGACACCGGAGATCTTCTGCAAGATGGTTGACTCAACTGTCAGGATAGTTGAGAAGGGAGGTATCATTAGCAGATTATTAAAAAAATAGAGTATTGAAAAAAGTTATGCTCGTCTTTGGGACCCGTCCTGAGGCAATTAAAATGGCTCCGCTTGTTAAGGAGCTGCAGCGCCGTTCTGATAAATTTCAAACAATTGTAGCAGTAACAGCCCAGCACAGAGAGATGCTTGATCAGGTATTAAATCTGTTTAAAATAGTTCCTGATTATGACCTAAATATAATGAAACCGGGTCAGGATCTCTACGATGTAACATCAAATGTATTGCTTGGGATGAGGGATGTGCTTAAAGAGTCAAAACCTGATATCGTTCTTGTGCACGGAGATACCGGCACCTCAACAGCAGCGGCACTTGCAGCCTTTTATGCCCAGATTCCTGTAGGACACATTGAGGCCGGATTAAGGACAGATAATATATATAGTCCCTGGCCTGAGGAGATGAACCGCAGAATTACAGGCAGGATATCTACACTTCACTTTGCTCCTACTCCACTTAGCAGAGAAAATCTTCTAAAGGAGAACACTTCTGAGAGCTCAATATTTGTAACAGGGAATACTGTTATTGATGCTCTCCACATGGTGGTTAATCAAATAAAAGATACAAAAGGTATCACTGAGGAGATACAAAACATTTTAATAAAAGCGGGAATTAATAAAGATAAAATATCATCATG
It includes:
- a CDS encoding polysaccharide biosynthesis tyrosine autokinase, translated to MEQQHTEESIDLRAIVHSVIDNWYWYLISIVLCTAAGLVYLKMADPIYEVTSSVILKQEKSAPEEMLLLQDFGFEGGTNNIDNEIGVFKSSDLITKVVTAQEFYISYRGERRFNLFYSPELYKESPVYVRWEDIEPENIPYTVHLELSKKRDGIEVLAKFTTDGNEHSEKALLTSLPGYIEIAPGKFYITAQDSTNQEWSYIVASISNPVAVAKNISNNLSVSTRTKTSSQLEITLKTANSRKGVDFLKALIEEYNRDAVKDKNQIAYNTAVFIEERLKEISSELGAVESQVEEFQRANEIADIPTQVAGYIQKDEGYTVKRNEIETQLNLITYIEQFIVKPENKNKLIPNLGVKDPGLSAVIHNYNELLIEKSRVESASSEANPALKQMNARVDNMLQSIRASLANEKSASQIALRDMERENAVNNLQMRRLPTVSRQYNDILRQQEVKSSLFVYLLQKREETNLTQAAVAPKAKIIAKPIAGTSPVAPRKMIILLAALMIGIIIPAGILWLREMFKTKIENINDLNDLRDISIIGDIAAVKDFGADESRVVVKANDHSPVNEMFRTLRSNLLFMISEKDQSVILVTSTISKEGKTFVASNLAKVLSLMEKKVLLVGADIRNPQISNTMTIKKSSTGLTSYLAGITNDYHEIIEKVDEHLYVMQTGPIPPNPNELLAKPRTGDLIQRLKKEFDYVVIDSAPVGLVSDTFTIAKYADATIFVMREKFTEKDSIHFLNNLYAEKRIHNVAVVLNQTETLTRMGRYGYGYKYSYRYKYGYNNKEEKKSRWF
- the wecB gene encoding UDP-N-acetylglucosamine 2-epimerase (non-hydrolyzing), encoding MKKVMLVFGTRPEAIKMAPLVKELQRRSDKFQTIVAVTAQHREMLDQVLNLFKIVPDYDLNIMKPGQDLYDVTSNVLLGMRDVLKESKPDIVLVHGDTGTSTAAALAAFYAQIPVGHIEAGLRTDNIYSPWPEEMNRRITGRISTLHFAPTPLSRENLLKENTSESSIFVTGNTVIDALHMVVNQIKDTKGITEEIQNILIKAGINKDKISSWISGSRKMVLITGHRRENFGDGFINICSAIKELAETHPDTDFLYPMHLNPNVRRAIKEVFGEIKEQASNTIFIEPLDYLPFVYLMNICTIVLTDSGGIQEEAPGLGKPVLVMRDTTERPEALSAGTVKLVGTNRDLIIVETNKLLTETDYYNKMSKANNPYGDGLACIRIAEELIKF